AAATGATACGATAGCCTTGGTCGATAATTGTCCCATACAAAAGGGCATTCAGGCATATAGCATAAAGACCGGTACAGCAGTCAAGGATGGATATAACCGGAAACTGCTTTAGGGTACGTTAACGTGtgaatattttgctgcagattctcTGCAGCTGAATTTGCTGTCCAGTGAAGCCAATGGGAAGCAAAGTTCAGTgtataatctgcagcaaaatagggggattttacacATGCAGCTTTTTTGTGGCAATTTGATTGTTCAATTATTTGAGCCAAAGCAAAAAGTGGATTCAGAGTAATGGGCAATATAAAGAAGGACTTtatgatatttatttttatagcatccttggttccagggcactgtacatataagggttaaaatacataaaacaaaTGGAGGTACAATTAATGTGACACAAAATAAGTGGCACACTGATATAGAGGGAAAGATGGACCCTGTCTGCAAAGGGATTACAATCTGCAAGGAAGGGAAAcagtaggtggggggggggggggggggcagctggtCGGCTATGGGAAGTAGCCCTGACTAGGGCACTGGCTGCAGGGCTACTGTAGAGCATAGGCTTGCTTGTAGAGAGGTGCTTCAGGTTGCTTTTGAAGTTTTTGATGATGGGCAAGAGCCAGATGAGTTGGGGTAGCAAGCTCCATTGTATGGGGGAAGCACAGGAGAAGTGTTGGAGATGGGTTTGTGCGGTGCGGGCGAGGGTATGGCACAGATAAAGGTCTTGAGGATCGGAGATTACATAACGACTGATATCTGGAGATCAGGTCAgggctgtacagtgaggacaggtTGTGAACAGCCTTGTATGTCTTAGGGCAGTTAAAACTGAATTTGTTGGGCAATGGATAGCAGTGAGGGGATTGGCAGAGGAGAAGAGGGATAGATTAGTCAGGCAGCAGAGCGGAGGATGGATTGCGGCAGAGCAATAGTGTTTGATGGAAggccacagaggaggatgttgcTGTAGTCCTAGCAAGAGATGAtgaggacatataccagcagtttAGTTGAGGAATGAGCAGATTCAAGAAATGTTTTTAAGGTGAAGGTGTCAGGAGGTGGTAAGGGTCTGGATATGTGGTTTATATATCTCCTtcttgctggatccacttctgcatTTGGTTCAAGAAACTGAAttggcataaaaaaataataataataaaagctgTGTGTAAAACCCTCTTAGATTATCATGGAAACCATCCAGACTTCTGTACTGGCAGGTGGATGAAAAGACACAATCTGTGTCTGTAATCTTTATAATTCAATATTCCCCTGTAATAAGCCCGACACAGGTCTGTCTTCTGCCAGTCTTCTCTGCCCGCTGGTAGAATGTTCACACATGTTTTCTGCTGGCCTGTTCCATacacaaagaacctgtcaggtaGAAGAAAGGCTGATGAGATCTGGGATGGGCTGGTTTTGGCTAGACCTGGACCTGATCTTGGCTGCTGCACCCCAgatatctggtgcatggagcgaacttcgctccataccggatgactggctatgcgaaggctcgtgacgtcacgtccatgCCCCGCTAGTGAAGtccctgccatgccccctcaatgcaagtctatgggaggggccgtgaaagccgtcacgcccactcccatggacttgcattgagggtgtgtggctgtgacgtcacaagcctctcgCGATGCACCCGTCACTGTAAACGAAAgccgggtgcagcaaggagatcgcgggggtccccagcagtggtacCCCCGGTATCAGATATCTTCTCCCCTAGAGAAAGAGCGGAAAAAGTGCTACGAGTTTGAAaggaaatccgctcgtgtgaacttaccctaaatGTGTCAGCATGCGAGAAAGTCATTGTATGTTATTCTGCAAAAGagtcttttgttttttgttagtcTTGGAATAGAAGAAACCCCTACATAATAGGCTTAATGTATACAAATGATATAAAAGCCCTGTACTGGAGAAATGAAACTTGGATTCTGATTGGTTACTGCTTCTAACCTCACCCTTCTAGTCACCTGGTTAAACTTGAACAGTAACGCAGCACTCTATTTGTTCaggtgtaataataataataatcgcaTGGTTTTATTTCTTTAGTGATCAAGATGGCTTCATTAGGCCACCATGCTCATTGATATGAAGTATCTGTGGTGGCCGAGTCTTTTACACTTCTGATGGCATCGGAATCTATGCTCCCTGGACAACCCAAGCAACCACAAACCAAGGGGAGAAGGAAGCTCCGGAAGGACAAGTCCTTCACCAGTGACACTGAGGGTGATGGCACTTTTGTCTTTGAAGCTAATGAAGCCTGGAAGGATTTCCACAGCTCGCTCCTCCATTTCTATGAAGTGGGAGAGCTATGTGACATCACACTTAAGGTAACCTCCTTTCTTACTACTGTTGGAATCTGGGTCACATAAGTGATGGTGTTACTAAGTATGCTTGTTGTCAATCTATTGTGAAGTGTTTAAAAAGAACAATCCTAGGCCACGCATGCCACCAATTACCATCTGTATGATCACCATCTGTAGGGTATCAGCCGGACAGCTCCCCCAACAGCAAATACCGGGGGACGGAAGAGGAATTTGTGTGTCAGTTCCTCTGTTgacaaagagggagatttatcaagggatttaagccGCTTTTtgtttacaaaagtcgcacaaaaagtctcccgtgcgcctaagcaatttttttgcgacttttgtgggtaagcaaaaaataccaatctgctttacctaagcaattttcagtttttactttgcagtggtccaggatttatcattgcaaaagtcgcacgtaagcaaataaGTCGCAAATCCCTTTCAgaaagtcgcaagtgtaagcaaggtcagacctggcttataaACTTGCCTGAAAGCATTTTCTAAAAGTCGcacgtgagactttttgtgcaactttttgcacAGCTCCGCTCCCCGGCACCCACTCCCATCTACCACCTGCCTACAAGgtgttgggactacaactcccagcatgtcctcactgtaagggcatgcttggagttgtagcccGGCAATAGCTAGCAGGTGGGTGGTAGTTGTGGGCGGGTGGTCGGGGAGCGAAGCTGTGCAAAAAGTTGCAGGTGAGACtttttgtttgacttttttttaaactttttcacAGGCATGTTGGGACGAGCGGGTAGATGTACAGGAGggtaacaagcttgtcacccgcccgcacatctcccgcccacgcaacactactacaacactactacaactcccatgtccttactgtaaggacatgctgggaattgtagttgtgcggcacggGGGGAGTGTGTTAGATCGTCTGGCGGATGACAAGTTTGTCTCCCGCCCACgccgcaagactacaactcccagcgtgtccttactgtaagtcatgcagtgggggcaggtgacaagcttgtcacccgcttgCACATCTGCTCCCCCAGCCCTGCtgtatgactacaactcccattatgtgcttactgtaaggacatgctgggagttgtcttgcGGGCGGGAAATGTAGTAACCTATTTTtcttgatttccccccccccccttctcctttcagatccgtgtatcctgtggactacgatAATGACCagtgttttaaatttttatttatttatttatttacttgacaggcttggtagtggaagttgtcttatggacagaatccattactaagccggggcttagcgttggcaccaaaaacagctagtgctagcccccgattaccctggtacccaccgccacaggggtgccttgAAGAGCCACTaaaaacaggcccggagcgtcaaaaatggcgcgcctaggcagtaacaggctggtgttatttaggctagggagggccagtaacaatgatcatcgctcaccctggtaacatcaggatgttgctgtttggttggtatctggctgagaatgaaaatgtggggaaccctatgcgttgttttgttttttacaaaataaaaaacgcatagggttccatgtatttttattttcagccaaataccaacccaacagcaacagcctaacgttatcagggtgggcgaggaccattgttgctggccctccccagcctaaataacacctgcCTGATACCACCTaggcacaggagcaccatttttgacgctccgggcccgttgctaccagctcttcccgacacccctgtggtggtgggtaccggctGATGATCgggggggttagtgctagctgtttttggggctaacgctaagccccagcttagtaatggattccatctagaAGACACACACACAAGCCCTTGTTACAAAACGTTGTtactattaaacaaaaaaaacgctggttaTCGTAGTCCACCATATCTGAAGTGGCCCACAGGATAGACAGATCTGaaatgaaacggaaaaaaaaaatgtaaaacacacacaaataattttttttgcttatgtgtgctaacaaaatggtattccaaagtgattttattgtcgcacagaaagtcagtCTAAATACGTGTGACACTTTTGCGACtttctttagaggatttttagaacatgatgcgttctaggctgtttttagatggaaaaatgcattgatcCTGAATTTATCAATTGCGACTTTTCAGCGAAAATTAGCATCGGgcgaaaatacgctgaaatgtttAAATACAGACAACtgtagatcccgaagtccgtgcgcagaattttatcaagagccgtgcgacttttgataaattaggcgcacaatagaccggtccaacgctctgtaggttggtctatattgatgtgggaaatggacaaatttgataaatctccccctatgtatctTTTCTTGGATAATTCCTTTACTTGGCTCAATCATCAGAGGTACAGCAGCCCTTCACTCTTACATTGTAGGCTGCGTAAGTCTTATTTTTGTATAAATGATACGATTAGCTGATGGTGAAGCTTTTTCTTGTCTGTCAGCTGATCGACTACCCTTTTACACGGAGCAGTTATTGGGAACAAACCTTCATTCAGCTAATAATCATTCTGTTGTAAAGGTCCACTGCTATGGTAACCCACAGATTTCTTTTGAACTGTAATTGCTGGTGAACAGCAGTCATGCTCCCTGTATAACCAGTAAGAAAACATGTTATTTACTTAGTCATTGTCCAGTGTCCCATTTAAGACCACATAGCACCTAGGACAGGATATTTTTGGAATAGATCAATTTACATAGTAGGACATTGTGAGCCCATTTTCTGGATAGAAACCCTTCCAAGCTTAGTTATCTGTGAACATTCCTGCTCAGTGAACTGTTAAACCTTTTTATAATACAACTTGTTTAAACGTTGAAGGGAAACTGACTGCAGGTTAGGGCATTGTAACCTGCTGATAGACCCTAATAGGGGAGCTCACATGTAGGAGGCATTATTAGAGGAGCCTTGAACTGCCCCAATGCACTGAACTGCCGTATTTGCATATCGGTAAAACTGATATTACAGATAAATTGCGAGCCATAGTAAAGGTACGACAATACTCATGGAAATTACCCCTATTCGCATCTATCAGCAGGTTAAAATGCTGATAGGTTTTGCTTTAAAAATATTACCATTGCTTTAACTGCTCCCAATGCATCAATTATGTCACACTTTTATTATGGTTGATTTGTGTTTGTCAGGACAGTGACCATTTTTTGGCAAATCAGATGAAGAACTTGCTTCatatttaatttaaaggggtatttcggccaaATAAATCTTATCCACTTTccaaaaggggataagatatctaatcgTGTGGGgggcaccgctgggaccccccccccattctatGGGGGtccgctgctccagtctcggaaacctctgttactggggctggagacgtgatgtcacacccctttCATTCATAGGTATAGGAGGGGGCAAGATGGCTGTCATGCTCACTCCCATAATGTAGATAGTTGTCGGAACTTCGTCAACGGGTGGTGCGCGTGGATGAGGTAACCAGGTGTGGAAAAagaaggtcccagcactcaccaaatgATGCAATAAATCAAATTTATTTGTTGTAGTTGATCttaacaggacgcgtttcggcgatgtacgccttcctctgctgtctaacAGGTTATACAGCAGAGGAAGGCATACATCGCCGAAACGAGTCCTGTTAAGATGAACTACAACAAATAAATTTGATTTATTGCATcatttggtgagtgctgggaccttctTTTTCCACACAtgctcactcccatagacatgaatggataggACGTGACATGACGTCTCCCGTCCCAGAAACACAGTTTgccaagactggagcagcagcctcgcgggtgctgcatggaaatcacaggggtcccagcggctgccTCCCCCTGATCcaaaatcttatcccctttagatgtctttggccggaataccccttttaagacaGGTTATCTACCGGGGGATCTACCATTGTCTGTAAGGATTCTGTATGCACATCTATTAGTGAGGAATAAACTGCTATCTGGAATGATAGTTCTAAAGCTGGCCATATACCTTGTCTGTGGAACTTGAATACTTCACCAGAATCAGGCAACCATCTAATGCATGTGGGGTCTTCCAACTCTTCAACAGTAACTGATTGTGGGGGACAGATTGTTAGTTTTTAACATCCCTTATCCTTTTGTTCTTAGGGAGATAAGCCTCTGCTAGAGGAGTCTGGCATAGGCTTTTTACTCCCTCCCTATTAAGAACGCATGCATGCTTGGCTGTACATAGAAAACAGCAAATTCAGTTGTGCTGCATTGGTGCATATATGGTTTTATTGGTCAATCTTTGTTTCCGTAGGTTGGATCTAAGCTGATCCCATGCCACAAACTTGTGTTGGCCTGTGTGATACCCTATTTCCGTGCCATGTTCCTGTCTGATATGGCAGAGGCGAAACAGACACTCATTGAGATACGTGACTTTGATGGTGATGCCATTGAAGACTTGGTAAAGTTTGCCTATTCGTCACGAGTCACCCTCACTGTTGATAACGTTCAGCCTCTTCTGTATGCCGCCTGCATCCTTCAAGTAGAACTGGTTGCCAAGGCTTGTTGTGAATATATGAAGTTACATTTTCACCCCTCTAACTGCCTAGCTGTTAGGGCTTTTGCAGAAAGCCACAATCGTGTGGATTTGATGGACATGGCTGATCGCTATGCTTGTGACCACTTCCCCGAGGTGGTGGAGTGTGAGGATTTTGTCAGTATGTCCCCTCAGCACCTTTACAAACTGCTGTCTTCTGGCGATCTAAACATTGAAAGTGAGAAGCAGGTCTACAATGCAGCTATAAAGTGGCTCCGTGCTAATCCACAGCACTATGAAGTGTGGCTTCATGAGATCCTGTCTCAGGTATTATATCTTATATTTTACATGTACTACATCTTTGTATCTTTTGTGTACTCTTTACGTATATGATTATCATGTACAAAAAACCTATTAGATTGCTGCTTTTAGGCTTAGGTTGgtgttttttaaatgacagtgacaGCTCATTTCCTTTAAAAGGCTAGACTGTTAACATGTCAGAGAAGTGTCAAAAGTTTAAAATTAATGGTGGTGGTCTGGATGCTGAGAGGGGGTCTCAGCATCCAGACCACCACCATTAATTTTAAACTTTTGACACTTCTCTGACATGttaacagtcacacacacacacacacttttcgtTAGAATAAGCAGGAAGCACTTTCTCTTCCCACCATCTCCTAGATATAGGAAATGGATTCTATAGAATGTCTATTAAATAATAGTAACACTTTAAGTAGCCATCTATAGGATCTGATACTTTGAAACAGGTCACTTgagttgctttaaaggggtactctgcctctagacatcttatcccctattcaaagcataggggataagatgtctgatctcggctgcggcaccccagacatacggtgcatggagtgaactccgcTTCGTGCCaggtgactggcgatgcggggcagaggcttgtggcgtcaaggtcacgccccctcaatgcaagtctatggtgggggcgtgacggccgctcccatacacttgcattgagggggcgtgactgtgacgtcgcgAGTGGGGTGTGACGCCACGAGCCTCTgacactgcacccgatgctctaaacaaactctaggtgcagcagggagatcacggggatcccgccATTGGACAtcttttggaaaggggataagatgtctaggggcgaagtacccctttaaaagttagtCTTAAACATTTAAggtaaaatggaagaaaaaaaagttgaccagtttcccataccAATCAGACAGATTGTTTCTTTAGtttctaaaaaggcctctgaaaaatagaagcgatctggttgctatgggcaactggtcaactttttctctgcacaggctttgataaatcttcccctacatACCTTCAACCATGAAAATTACTTTATAAAATGTTTTACTGTCCTAGGTTCGACTTCCTCTGTTGCCCATTGACTTCCTTATGTCAGTTGTGGCCAAAGAAGACATCATTAGACAGGACTTAAAATGCAGAGATCTGCTGGACGAAGCAAGGAACTATCACCTGCACCTGAGCAGTCGAGCCGTTCCGGAGTTTGAATATACCATCCGCACAACCCCCAGGAAACAGACTGCTGGTAACTGGAATCTTGGTTTCTGTAGGATTAGTCTTTGAGCATTATCCcatcacatacatttttttttttttttttatcagattttTATTAGGTTTTAATTAGCTTTAATAATCGACAGAACCCCTACCGCCAACCCAAGAATAGCACCACCCCCAGTCCACCAGAAGTCCAAGTCAGGTTAAAATATTCCAGACAATA
Above is a genomic segment from Hyla sarda isolate aHylSar1 chromosome 1, aHylSar1.hap1, whole genome shotgun sequence containing:
- the KLHL8 gene encoding kelch-like protein 8, with the protein product MASESMLPGQPKQPQTKGRRKLRKDKSFTSDTEGDGTFVFEANEAWKDFHSSLLHFYEVGELCDITLKVGSKLIPCHKLVLACVIPYFRAMFLSDMAEAKQTLIEIRDFDGDAIEDLVKFAYSSRVTLTVDNVQPLLYAACILQVELVAKACCEYMKLHFHPSNCLAVRAFAESHNRVDLMDMADRYACDHFPEVVECEDFVSMSPQHLYKLLSSGDLNIESEKQVYNAAIKWLRANPQHYEVWLHEILSQVRLPLLPIDFLMSVVAKEDIIRQDLKCRDLLDEARNYHLHLSSRAVPEFEYTIRTTPRKQTAGVLFCVGGRGGSGDPFRSIECYSVSKNNWFFGPEMNSRRRHVGVISVGGKVYAVGGHDGNEHLGSMEVFDPLTNKWIVKASMNTKRRGIALSSLGGPIYAIGGLDDNTCFNDVERYDVESDCWTAVAPMITPRGGVGSVALVNHVYAVGGNDGVASLSSVERYDPHLDKWIDVKEMGQRRAGNGVSELHGCLYVVGGFDDNSPLSSVERYDPRTNKWEYVAELTTPRGGVGIATLMGKIYAVGGHNGNAYLNTVESYDPIMNRWELVGSVAHCRAGAGVAVCACLSSQIRDIGQGSSNVVDCM